In the genome of Clostridia bacterium, one region contains:
- the nuoF gene encoding NADH-quinone oxidoreductase subunit NuoF — MDFYRAHVFVCTGANCASKDSKQLVNKLREKLAEQGLTKEIQVIETGCFDLCSSGPIMVIYPEGVFYCQVQEADLDEIITEHFLRGRVVKRLLFRDSKTAVKTKEFAELDFFKHQERVALANCGLINPEKIEEYIAQGGYFALARVVHEMTPAEVIEELKKAGLRGRGGGGFPTGLKWEFAYRAEGKQKYVVCNADEGDPGAFMDRSILEGDPHSVLEAMAIAGYAIGADQGFIYVRAEYPIAVERLQLAIEQAREMGLLGENIFGHNFNFNIELRLGAGAFVCGEETALLASIEGKRGEPRPRPPFPANSGLWGKPTIINNVETLANIPRIIKNGWQWFASLGTEKSKGTKVFALAGKIKNTGLIEVPMGTTLRTIVYDIGGGLLNDKEFKAAQTGGPSGGCIPASLLDTPIDYENLIAVGGMMGSGGLIIMDEDTCMVDIARFFLEFTQDESCGKCPPCRIGTKRMLEILTKITEGKGTPEDLEHLETLAKTIKNASLCGLGQTAPNPVLSTLRYFRDEYEAHIYEQRCPAGVCTALLSYRIDPDKCRGCGLCARNCPEEAISGKLKEPFVIDPELCIKCGTCMEVCRFDAVYKG, encoded by the coding sequence ATGGACTTTTATCGTGCTCATGTTTTTGTCTGTACAGGTGCTAATTGTGCCTCTAAAGATAGTAAGCAGTTAGTGAATAAATTGCGTGAAAAATTAGCCGAGCAAGGTCTTACTAAGGAAATTCAGGTAATTGAAACTGGTTGTTTTGATCTATGCTCTTCAGGACCAATTATGGTTATTTATCCAGAAGGTGTTTTTTATTGTCAAGTACAGGAGGCCGATCTTGATGAAATTATTACTGAACATTTCTTACGCGGTCGAGTAGTTAAACGCCTTCTATTTCGCGATAGTAAAACAGCCGTTAAAACTAAGGAATTTGCCGAGTTGGATTTTTTTAAACATCAAGAAAGAGTGGCTTTGGCCAACTGTGGTTTAATCAATCCGGAAAAAATTGAAGAATATATTGCTCAAGGCGGCTATTTCGCTTTAGCTAGAGTAGTTCATGAAATGACTCCTGCAGAAGTTATTGAAGAATTAAAAAAGGCTGGTTTAAGAGGACGAGGTGGGGGAGGATTCCCGACTGGCTTAAAATGGGAGTTTGCTTATCGAGCTGAAGGTAAACAAAAATATGTGGTTTGTAATGCTGATGAAGGAGACCCAGGTGCTTTTATGGACCGCAGTATTTTGGAAGGTGATCCTCATTCTGTTTTAGAAGCCATGGCCATTGCTGGTTATGCCATTGGAGCTGATCAGGGTTTTATTTATGTGCGTGCCGAATATCCCATTGCGGTGGAAAGACTGCAGTTGGCGATTGAACAGGCACGGGAAATGGGACTTTTAGGTGAGAATATTTTTGGGCATAATTTTAATTTTAATATTGAACTGCGTTTAGGGGCTGGTGCTTTTGTCTGTGGTGAAGAAACCGCTTTACTTGCTTCTATTGAAGGTAAAAGGGGTGAGCCAAGACCTAGACCGCCTTTTCCGGCTAATTCAGGTTTATGGGGTAAACCTACAATTATTAATAATGTTGAGACTTTAGCTAATATCCCTCGGATTATAAAAAATGGTTGGCAGTGGTTTGCTAGTTTAGGTACGGAAAAAAGTAAGGGAACCAAAGTATTTGCTTTAGCGGGTAAAATTAAAAATACTGGTTTGATTGAGGTGCCGATGGGAACTACACTGCGTACTATCGTTTATGACATAGGGGGAGGCTTGTTAAATGATAAGGAATTTAAAGCAGCCCAAACCGGAGGTCCCTCGGGAGGCTGTATCCCCGCTTCTTTATTAGATACACCCATAGATTATGAAAATTTAATAGCTGTGGGCGGTATGATGGGTTCTGGTGGGTTAATCATTATGGATGAAGATACCTGTATGGTTGATATTGCCCGTTTCTTTTTAGAATTTACTCAAGATGAATCCTGTGGTAAATGTCCACCCTGTCGCATTGGTACGAAACGGATGCTGGAGATTTTAACTAAAATTACAGAAGGTAAAGGCACACCAGAGGATTTGGAGCATTTGGAAACATTGGCCAAAACAATTAAAAATGCTTCCTTGTGTGGTCTCGGTCAAACGGCACCTAATCCAGTTTTAAGCACACTCCGTTATTTCCGTGATGAATATGAAGCACATATTTATGAGCAACGCTGTCCGGCAGGTGTTTGTACTGCTTTATTATCTTATCGGATTGATCCAGATAAATGTCGTGGCTGTGGTTTATGTGCCCGTAATTGTCCAGAAGAAGCAATTAGTGGTAAATTAAAAGAACCTTTTGTCATTGATCCGGAGTTGTGTATTAAATGTGGTACCTGTATGGAAGTTTGTCGCTTCGATGCGGTCTATAAAGGGTAA